A window of the Butyricimonas faecalis genome harbors these coding sequences:
- a CDS encoding acetyl-CoA C-acetyltransferase yields MTRTYIVAAKRTAIGKFLGTTLSMTAADLGAAVIKNIIAETGVDPANIDEVIVGNVLSAGQGQGVARQASIKGGIPQEVPAYGINMICGSGMKAVLNGVAAIKSGLANLIIAGGTESMSNAGYILPARVRDGHKMGDVTVVDHMVYDGLTDAFEGYHMGITAENIAEKYAISREEQDEFAIESQQRAIAAIDNGKFKSEIVPIEYKVKKETLVFDTDEFPNRTTSLERLSTLRPAFKKEGSVTAGNASGINDGASFVLIASEEAVKQYHLTPLCEIIGVGQGGVDPAIMGMGPVPAIANALKNAGIKLSDIDVIELNEAFAAQSLGVIHELMAQHGVTREWINERTNINGGAIALGHPIGASGNRIVVSLVHEMINNEATLGLASLCIGGGMGTAIILKKC; encoded by the coding sequence ATGACAAGAACCTATATCGTAGCAGCAAAAAGAACTGCGATTGGCAAATTTCTAGGAACAACTCTTTCAATGACAGCAGCAGACTTGGGTGCCGCAGTAATAAAAAACATTATAGCGGAAACCGGAGTCGATCCCGCCAACATTGATGAAGTAATAGTCGGCAACGTACTCTCCGCCGGACAGGGACAAGGTGTAGCCCGTCAGGCATCCATCAAGGGAGGAATTCCACAAGAAGTTCCGGCTTACGGAATCAACATGATATGCGGAAGTGGCATGAAAGCCGTGCTCAATGGTGTAGCCGCTATCAAATCGGGACTGGCGAACCTGATCATTGCAGGAGGAACCGAATCCATGTCCAATGCGGGCTATATCCTCCCGGCACGTGTACGTGACGGACACAAAATGGGCGACGTGACAGTAGTGGATCATATGGTGTATGATGGACTGACGGACGCCTTCGAGGGATACCACATGGGCATAACGGCTGAAAACATCGCAGAGAAATACGCGATCAGCCGGGAAGAACAGGATGAATTTGCTATCGAATCGCAACAACGTGCTATTGCGGCTATCGATAACGGTAAATTCAAGTCAGAGATCGTGCCTATAGAGTACAAGGTGAAGAAAGAAACTCTCGTGTTCGACACGGATGAATTCCCGAACCGAACGACCTCCCTGGAAAGATTATCGACCTTACGTCCCGCTTTCAAAAAAGAGGGTTCCGTCACGGCCGGTAACGCTTCGGGAATCAACGACGGGGCATCATTCGTGCTGATCGCATCGGAAGAGGCTGTTAAACAATATCATTTAACTCCCTTGTGCGAGATCATCGGTGTCGGACAAGGCGGTGTGGATCCGGCCATCATGGGTATGGGCCCCGTGCCTGCCATTGCCAACGCGCTCAAGAATGCCGGTATCAAACTATCTGACATCGACGTGATCGAGTTAAACGAGGCATTCGCGGCACAATCACTGGGAGTGATTCACGAACTCATGGCACAACACGGCGTTACGAGAGAATGGATAAATGAACGTACGAACATCAACGGTGGTGCTATTGCACTGGGACATCCCATCGGGGCATCAGGCAACCGCATCGTTGTATCATTAGTACATGAAATGATAAATAATGAAGCAACATTAGGTCTTGCATCCCTCTGTATCGGAGGAGGCATGGGGACGGCAATAATTCTGAAAAAATGTTGA
- a CDS encoding electron transfer flavoprotein subunit alpha/FixB family protein, with amino-acid sequence MDKAQYKNVYVFVEQREGVIQNVGLELLGKARELADALNEKVYAMLLGHDLTTQAQECIAYGADTVLRVDAPELATYVTEPYAQAIYQIIRDNKPSIVLIGATTIGRDLGPRLSARVETGLTADCTGLEISEDRDLLMTRPAFGGNLMATIICKEHRPQMSTVRPGVMRMGQRDDNRKGTIEDVKINFDKSKFRVRVLETVKQTKNLVDITEAHVLISGGRGVGNAEGFDMLRAMANTIGAEVSASRAMVDAGVLGHERQVGQTGKTVRPDLYFAMGISGAIQHLAGMEESEYIIAINKDKFAPIFNVADLGIVGDVRKIVPLLTEKLKR; translated from the coding sequence ATGGATAAGGCACAATATAAAAACGTTTACGTCTTCGTTGAACAAAGAGAAGGCGTTATCCAAAACGTGGGTCTGGAATTGTTAGGCAAAGCCAGAGAATTAGCTGATGCTTTAAATGAAAAAGTATATGCCATGTTGTTGGGACATGACCTGACAACGCAGGCACAGGAATGTATTGCTTACGGAGCCGACACCGTATTGCGTGTGGATGCCCCGGAACTGGCAACTTACGTTACCGAACCTTACGCACAGGCTATTTACCAGATCATCCGTGACAACAAACCGAGTATCGTGTTGATCGGAGCAACCACCATCGGTCGTGACCTCGGTCCCCGTTTGTCTGCCCGTGTTGAAACAGGATTGACAGCAGACTGTACAGGTTTGGAAATTTCTGAGGACCGGGATCTGTTGATGACCCGTCCCGCATTTGGAGGTAACTTGATGGCAACCATCATCTGTAAGGAACACCGTCCGCAAATGTCAACCGTACGCCCGGGTGTAATGCGCATGGGCCAACGCGATGACAACCGGAAAGGAACCATCGAAGATGTAAAAATCAACTTCGACAAATCTAAATTCCGTGTACGGGTTCTTGAAACAGTTAAACAAACAAAGAACTTGGTGGACATCACCGAAGCTCATGTATTGATCTCTGGAGGTCGTGGAGTAGGTAATGCAGAAGGATTCGATATGTTGCGTGCTATGGCAAACACCATCGGTGCCGAAGTATCTGCATCCCGAGCCATGGTTGATGCTGGAGTATTAGGCCACGAACGTCAGGTAGGACAGACCGGTAAAACCGTACGTCCCGACTTGTACTTCGCCATGGGTATCTCCGGAGCCATCCAGCACTTGGCCGGAATGGAAGAATCCGAATACATCATCGCGATTAACAAAGACAAATTTGCCCCGATCTTCAACGTGGCAGACTTGGGTATCGTCGGCGATGTTCGCAAAATCGTTCCACTTTTAACTGAAAAGTTGAAAAGATAA
- a CDS encoding 3TM-type holin, whose translation MKPISGIVNSISELIGQLTLPAREKRELEIGLLKLIQELERELTQARAVAVQEEVKGNWLQRSWRPLVMLTFASVILIGTFTSLPLLADSSRFWDLLEIGLGGYVVGRSGEKIMQAFARKPR comes from the coding sequence ATGAAACCGATAAGTGGAATCGTTAATTCGATCAGCGAGTTGATTGGTCAATTAACACTCCCGGCAAGGGAGAAGAGAGAGTTGGAAATCGGGTTGTTGAAGTTAATTCAAGAGTTGGAGAGAGAATTAACACAGGCAAGGGCAGTTGCGGTGCAGGAGGAGGTGAAGGGGAATTGGTTGCAGCGATCGTGGCGACCGTTGGTGATGTTGACGTTTGCCAGTGTTATTTTGATCGGGACGTTTACCAGTTTACCGTTATTGGCGGATTCTTCCCGGTTCTGGGATTTGTTGGAGATCGGGTTGGGAGGCTACGTGGTGGGGAGAAGCGGGGAAAAAATCATGCAGGCATTCGCACGAAAGCCACGCTAA
- a CDS encoding acyl-CoA dehydrogenase: protein MDFSLSKQEQLFLQMIREFAEKEVKPLAAEVDESERFPMETVQKMAKLGIMGIPFPVEYGGAGGNNILYTMAVEELSRVCATTGVIVSAHTSLCCAPIMEHGTPEQKAKYLPKLTSGEWIGAFGLTEPNAGTDASAQQTFAVKEGDHYVLNGSKIFITNAGYAHVYIIMAMTDKSKGTKGISAFIVEKDFPGFSIGKKEKKMGIRGSATCELIMENCIVPAENLLGQEGKGFGIAMKTLDGGRIGIASQALGIAQGAMDETVKYVKERKQFGKAIGQFQNTQFQLADLQTKVEAARLLVRQAAYKKDLKVPYSADAAMAKLFAAETAMEVTTKAVQFHGGYGYTREYPVERMMRDAKITEIYEGTSEVQRMVIAANLLK from the coding sequence ATGGATTTCAGTCTATCAAAACAAGAGCAACTCTTCTTACAAATGATAAGAGAGTTTGCAGAAAAAGAGGTAAAACCTCTGGCGGCGGAAGTGGACGAATCAGAGAGATTCCCGATGGAAACCGTTCAAAAAATGGCAAAACTCGGTATTATGGGTATCCCGTTCCCGGTTGAATACGGCGGAGCAGGCGGTAACAACATCCTTTACACGATGGCGGTAGAAGAGTTATCCCGCGTATGTGCCACGACCGGAGTAATCGTGTCGGCACACACCTCTTTGTGTTGCGCACCGATCATGGAACACGGAACTCCCGAACAAAAAGCCAAGTATCTTCCCAAGTTGACTTCCGGTGAATGGATCGGAGCATTCGGACTGACAGAACCGAACGCCGGGACCGACGCATCCGCACAACAGACATTCGCGGTAAAAGAGGGAGATCACTACGTGCTGAACGGATCTAAAATCTTCATCACCAATGCCGGTTACGCACACGTGTACATCATCATGGCGATGACCGATAAATCCAAAGGGACTAAAGGAATTTCTGCCTTTATCGTGGAAAAAGACTTCCCGGGATTCTCTATCGGTAAAAAAGAGAAAAAGATGGGTATCCGCGGTTCGGCTACTTGCGAGCTGATCATGGAAAACTGCATCGTTCCTGCCGAAAACTTACTCGGACAAGAAGGTAAAGGCTTCGGTATCGCCATGAAAACACTTGACGGCGGACGTATCGGTATCGCTTCTCAGGCCTTAGGTATTGCCCAAGGAGCCATGGATGAAACCGTGAAATACGTGAAAGAACGTAAACAATTCGGCAAAGCCATCGGACAATTCCAGAACACCCAATTCCAATTGGCTGACCTGCAGACCAAAGTTGAAGCTGCCCGTTTGTTGGTAAGACAAGCTGCCTACAAGAAAGACCTGAAAGTGCCTTATTCTGCAGATGCAGCTATGGCTAAATTATTCGCGGCAGAAACGGCCATGGAAGTAACGACCAAAGCCGTACAATTCCATGGAGGTTACGGATACACCCGTGAATACCCGGTTGAAAGAATGATGAGAGATGCCAAGATTACTGAAATCTACGAGGGTACGTCAGAAGTTCAGAGAATGGTGATTGCAGCAAATTTATTAAAGTAA
- a CDS encoding electron transfer flavoprotein subunit beta/FixA family protein gives MKIVVCIKQVPDTTEIKLDPVTGTLIRDGVPSIMNPDDKGGLEFALQLKDQYGAHVTVITMGPPQAEAILREAYAMGVDRAILLSDRKFGGADTLATSNTIAAALRSLEFDLLITGRQAIDGDTAQVGPQIAEHLDLPQVTYVESLTFDGNKTFTVKKSMEDGYQMVQVDTPCVFTALASGVKPRYMSVRGIVEAYNHPIETWTYNDITVDDQKIGLNGSPTRVFKSFTKGVKAAGQIYEVDPAEAVDIIISKLKEKFII, from the coding sequence ATGAAGATCGTTGTTTGTATTAAACAAGTTCCGGATACCACGGAAATCAAACTGGACCCCGTAACAGGAACCCTTATCAGAGACGGTGTACCCAGTATTATGAATCCCGATGACAAGGGAGGACTTGAATTTGCCCTTCAATTAAAAGATCAATATGGAGCACACGTAACCGTGATCACCATGGGTCCGCCTCAGGCTGAAGCTATCCTGAGAGAGGCATACGCCATGGGAGTGGATCGTGCCATCTTGTTAAGTGACCGTAAATTCGGTGGAGCCGACACGTTGGCCACTTCCAATACCATTGCCGCAGCCTTGAGATCTTTGGAATTCGACTTATTGATCACCGGACGTCAGGCTATCGACGGGGATACCGCACAGGTTGGTCCTCAGATCGCCGAACACCTGGATCTACCGCAAGTAACTTACGTGGAAAGCTTGACTTTCGACGGCAACAAGACCTTCACTGTGAAGAAATCCATGGAAGACGGTTACCAGATGGTACAGGTAGATACCCCTTGCGTGTTCACGGCATTGGCATCCGGCGTAAAACCCCGGTACATGTCTGTAAGAGGAATCGTTGAGGCTTACAACCACCCCATCGAAACCTGGACCTACAACGACATCACCGTGGATGACCAGAAGATCGGACTAAACGGATCACCGACCCGCGTATTCAAATCATTCACCAAGGGTGTAAAAGCTGCAGGACAAATCTACGAAGTAGACCCGGCAGAAGCTGTAGACATCATTATCAGCAAATTGAAAGAAAAATTTATTATCTAA
- a CDS encoding DUF6266 family protein, translated as MAKFDSYLLGKVTNSVGNVTMCYTNKQNIAKAKIFSRKDKPTPEILDQRAKMKVLVQLSRRLLPVIRKGFAGIGRGTTSNAFVKENLVAVETDEKHVATIMFDRVKLSKGLLNPPKVSVTYASENKTFAFEQTMEKDEDGYAFGDDKVYVVLLETVLSRSKIVALRDRSESGNMSYALPEDWDEANVKVYCFATLKNGSAVSDSRYLTV; from the coding sequence ATGGCAAAATTTGATTCTTATTTATTAGGTAAGGTAACGAATTCCGTTGGTAACGTGACGATGTGTTACACGAACAAGCAGAATATCGCAAAGGCGAAGATTTTTTCAAGGAAGGATAAACCGACTCCGGAGATTCTTGATCAACGTGCTAAAATGAAAGTTCTGGTTCAATTATCCAGACGATTGTTGCCCGTGATTCGGAAAGGGTTTGCCGGAATTGGTAGAGGAACGACTTCTAATGCTTTCGTGAAGGAGAATCTGGTTGCGGTGGAGACGGACGAGAAACACGTGGCAACGATTATGTTTGACCGGGTAAAGTTGTCAAAGGGGTTGTTGAACCCGCCTAAAGTGTCGGTAACTTATGCATCAGAGAATAAGACCTTTGCTTTCGAACAGACGATGGAAAAGGACGAGGACGGGTATGCTTTCGGGGATGATAAGGTGTACGTCGTGCTGTTGGAAACCGTGTTGAGTCGGTCCAAGATTGTGGCTTTAAGGGATCGAAGTGAAAGCGGTAACATGAGTTATGCTCTTCCCGAGGATTGGGATGAGGCTAACGTGAAGGTGTATTGTTTCGCAACTTTGAAGAACGGGAGTGCAGTATCGGACAGTCGTTATTTGACGGTATGA
- the kamE gene encoding lysine 5,6-aminomutase subunit beta has product MSGGLYSTEKNDFDQTLDLKKIKPYGDTMNDGKTQLSFTLPVPAGDEAIEAAKQLLKKMGFENPQVVFHKELTKGFTFFNCYGSCTHTVDFTSIHVPKVEGTKWDMHETDEFIRENIGRPLIVVGASTGTDAHTVGIDAIMNMKGFAGHYGLERYDMIEAHNLGSQVPNEEFIAKAIELKADALLVSQTVTQKDIHIKNLTELVEMLEAEGLRDKVILACGGPRISHELAKELGYDAGFGMNTYADDVASFIAQEFVRRKNK; this is encoded by the coding sequence ATGAGTGGAGGATTATATTCTACTGAAAAAAATGATTTCGACCAGACGCTGGATCTGAAAAAAATAAAACCCTACGGGGACACGATGAACGACGGGAAAACCCAATTGAGTTTCACGTTGCCCGTGCCTGCCGGAGATGAGGCTATCGAAGCCGCAAAACAATTATTGAAAAAAATGGGATTCGAAAACCCGCAAGTGGTATTCCACAAAGAGTTGACCAAAGGCTTCACCTTCTTCAACTGCTACGGTAGCTGCACGCACACCGTGGACTTCACGAGCATTCATGTCCCGAAAGTAGAAGGAACGAAATGGGATATGCACGAAACAGACGAGTTCATCCGTGAGAACATCGGACGTCCTTTGATTGTTGTGGGAGCAAGTACCGGAACCGACGCTCACACCGTGGGTATCGATGCCATCATGAACATGAAAGGCTTTGCCGGACACTACGGACTGGAACGTTACGACATGATCGAGGCGCACAACCTGGGAAGTCAGGTTCCCAACGAGGAGTTTATTGCCAAAGCTATCGAGCTGAAAGCCGATGCTCTTCTCGTATCCCAGACTGTTACCCAGAAAGATATTCATATCAAGAACTTGACGGAACTCGTGGAGATGCTGGAAGCCGAAGGATTACGCGACAAAGTTATCCTTGCCTGCGGAGGTCCTCGTATCTCTCACGAGCTGGCAAAAGAACTTGGTTACGACGCGGGATTCGGCATGAACACTTACGCAGATGACGTGGCGTCATTCATTGCACAAGAATTTGTTAGAAGAAAAAATAAATAA
- a CDS encoding N-acetylmuramoyl-L-alanine amidase, translating into MDVFSNSNSRFSIVNHRLVGGGVIHLVCEKNRRTLGEPEMIILHYTAGRDAMSSAKFLVRPEVKASTHLVIGRDGQVIQLVPFNIEAWHAGKSSYKGRSELNRYSIGIELDNLGQLQLEGGKFVAECGKEVPVKEVYSEDSGEMPTYWHDYTDEQMRVLNEVCGLLVDTYPIGDIVGHSDVTPRKVDPGPALRVAEWIRYY; encoded by the coding sequence ATGGATGTATTTTCAAATTCGAATTCACGATTTTCAATTGTAAACCATCGTTTGGTGGGAGGTGGGGTGATTCATCTTGTGTGTGAGAAGAATAGGCGGACGCTGGGTGAGCCGGAGATGATTATTTTGCATTACACGGCAGGTAGAGATGCGATGTCTTCGGCAAAGTTTTTGGTAAGGCCGGAGGTGAAGGCTTCAACTCATTTGGTGATCGGGAGGGATGGGCAGGTGATACAACTGGTTCCCTTTAATATCGAGGCGTGGCACGCGGGGAAGAGTAGTTACAAGGGGAGGAGTGAGCTGAATCGTTACTCGATCGGGATTGAGCTGGACAATTTGGGACAGTTGCAACTGGAAGGGGGAAAGTTCGTGGCGGAGTGTGGGAAAGAAGTACCCGTGAAGGAGGTGTACTCGGAAGATTCGGGAGAGATGCCGACGTACTGGCATGACTACACGGATGAGCAAATGCGGGTGTTGAACGAGGTGTGTGGTTTGCTGGTGGATACTTACCCTATCGGGGATATCGTGGGACATTCGGACGTGACTCCAAGAAAGGTGGACCCGGGACCGGCGTTGAGGGTGGCGGAGTGGATTCGGTATTATTGA
- a CDS encoding 3-oxoacid CoA-transferase subunit B has translation MDKDQVREVIAKRVALELKDGDVVNLGIGLPTMVPNYLPKNVHVILQSENGLLGMGPKPEEGQENPELTDAGGGYITAIEGACSFDSATSFGLIRGGHVDVTILGALQVDEKGNLANWIIPGKKAPGMGGAMDLLVGAKKVILAMEHTAKGNHKILKECTLPLTAAGEVDMIITEMGVMNVTPEGIELVELNPEFTLDDIKAATGCELIISKNLKAMPQ, from the coding sequence ATGGATAAAGATCAAGTAAGAGAAGTTATCGCGAAACGGGTAGCTCTCGAATTAAAAGACGGCGACGTGGTAAACTTGGGAATCGGGCTTCCGACGATGGTACCGAACTACTTGCCCAAAAACGTGCACGTGATCCTACAATCCGAGAACGGATTATTAGGTATGGGTCCGAAACCGGAAGAAGGTCAAGAAAATCCGGAGTTGACGGATGCTGGTGGTGGTTACATCACGGCAATCGAAGGAGCCTGCAGCTTTGACAGTGCAACCTCTTTTGGACTTATCCGCGGCGGACACGTGGATGTCACCATTCTTGGTGCTTTACAGGTAGACGAGAAAGGAAACCTGGCAAACTGGATCATCCCCGGCAAAAAAGCCCCGGGTATGGGTGGAGCCATGGACCTTTTGGTTGGTGCTAAAAAAGTGATCCTTGCCATGGAACACACGGCAAAAGGGAATCACAAGATTTTGAAAGAGTGCACCCTGCCGTTGACGGCTGCCGGGGAAGTTGACATGATTATCACCGAAATGGGTGTTATGAACGTTACCCCCGAAGGTATCGAACTGGTAGAATTAAACCCTGAATTTACGTTAGATGACATCAAAGCAGCTACAGGCTGTGAACTTATAATTTCAAAAAATTTAAAAGCAATGCCTCAATGA
- a CDS encoding DUF6266 family protein has translation MALVRNEFGIKGRVGHVVFCTLNGTGTSYLRSVSNRMDANTPKQQEVRSRFRVAVRFYQRIKNTPLKWILDLSADEICNSGYALFMKKNLKAFRANGKIGDFSQLHFSIGERQRAYNLQGRMDEQGMVTLEWENDEGVYDFGAADRLNVIVLYSNRSFSPKLVEGVEVSRVAGKAMFPLECGEGVTAHLYCFFVSPDGKRFSNSQYIKL, from the coding sequence ATGGCTTTAGTTCGGAATGAATTTGGAATAAAGGGGCGAGTTGGACATGTGGTTTTCTGCACGCTGAACGGTACAGGTACATCTTATCTGAGGAGTGTATCCAATAGAATGGACGCCAACACGCCGAAGCAGCAGGAGGTGAGATCGCGGTTTCGGGTGGCCGTGCGTTTTTACCAGCGGATTAAGAATACTCCCTTGAAGTGGATATTGGATCTTTCGGCCGACGAGATCTGCAATAGTGGTTACGCGCTTTTTATGAAGAAGAATTTGAAGGCGTTTCGGGCAAACGGGAAGATCGGGGATTTTTCGCAGTTGCATTTTTCTATCGGGGAACGACAACGGGCGTATAATCTGCAGGGGAGAATGGATGAACAGGGAATGGTTACGTTGGAGTGGGAGAATGATGAGGGGGTGTACGACTTTGGGGCGGCAGATCGTTTGAATGTGATCGTGCTTTATTCGAATCGTTCATTTAGCCCGAAGTTGGTGGAGGGGGTGGAGGTGTCGCGGGTGGCAGGAAAAGCAATGTTCCCGTTAGAGTGCGGTGAGGGGGTGACGGCGCATTTGTATTGTTTCTTTGTGTCCCCGGATGGGAAACGATTCTCGAATTCGCAGTACATTAAATTGTGA